The Chitinophagales bacterium genomic interval GGCGGAAATAAGCCTGTTGGTAAGCTGAATGGAAGACATTTCCAGTGAAAAGAATGCCACGGGCTTTTTAAAATCAATCGCGGCATTACGCGCCAATGACAGCACGAATGCCGTTTTACCCATACCGGGCCGTGCGGCGACAATGATCAGGTCAGATCGTTGCCAGCCACTCGTTATGCGATCGAGTAACACAAAACCTGAAGGAACACCCGTGACGGTGTCTTTGTGATCCTTAATGGCCTGCAGCTGATTGAGCGCTTTTGTTACCAAAGCACTGATAGGATTATAATTACGGCGCAGATTCTGATCAGTAATTTCATAAATACCTTTCTCGGCAAAATCAAGCAACTCAAAAACATCCGTGGTATCTTCAAATGCATCACGCACTATTTCAGATGATATACGGATCAGTTCACGTTGTATATATTTTTGTGAAACTATCCTTGCATGATACTCCACGTTGGCCGCAGATGCTACGCGATTGGTGAGTTCCGTTACATAATATGCGCCACCGGCGCTTTCGAGCTCACCGCTTTTACGAAGTTCATCGGTGACGGTAAGAATATCGACCGGCTGTGAACGAAGAAAAAGCCGTTGTATCGCTGCAAAAATTTTGTTGTGCGCTTCCACATAAAATGCCTCAGGCTTGAGGATGTCAATCACCAATGATAAGGCATCCTTTTCCAGCATCAAAGCACCCAACACTGCCTCTTCCAGATCGCGTGCCTGCGGAGGAATACGCCCATATACAAAACTGCTCAGGTCGGCAGCAGGTTTCCTGCGAAGCGACCTCGCTTTGCTTACTACCTTATTGATATCTTCGAATGAATCTGCCATTTTTGAAGAAAGGGAGACAAAGAAAATTAATTAGAAAACACCTGACATGAAAATCAAAATATAAAGTTGTGCACACTTTACGCATCGTCTATTATCAACAGTTTATCAACTTTACACTTGTCGATCAGACAGCTCAACCGGTTGCTTGATAATTAAATGCCAGCAATAAAAAAGCATCAGATCAGAGCTTGATAAAATTTACCAAAGCGTATTGTTATCTCTGCGCAATTCAGCGCAAAACAAGAGCAGGCGATCTGTAAAAACATCATTTGTCTGAAACAACCCAACAGCGGTTACAGTTACTGTATTTGATATAGGTCATACCTGAACGTGGAGGCATATCATTACCCTGAACAACCGTCAGTTTACGCTTAAACGATTACAAGAAAGGATCACTTAAACCGGATTGCATCAACAGGACGCATCCTGGCAGCAACTATAGCCGGGATAATTCCCGCAATAAAACCAATAATGGCAGAAGTGGAGATACCCCAGATGATATTCTTAAGATCGAGCACTAACTTGAAGTTAATAGCTGCGGATAACCCCTGCACTGTAAAAAACACCAGTATCAATCCGAAAATACCACCGATAACGGAAAGAATGATTGCTTCAATCAGGAATTCCAGCAGAATAAAATAATTCTTGGCGCCAAGCGCTTTTTTGATACCAATCAGGTTGGTTCTTTCCCTGACCGACACAAACATGATATTGGCTATACCGAAACCACCTACGAGGATGGCAAAACCTCCAATGATCAGTGCTACCACATCAAGCACACCAAATAATTGCGACAACTGATTAGAGATGATGCTGATTTGATTCAGTGCAAAATTATCTTCCTGGCTGGGTCTTACCCTGCGTTCAGCCCGCATCAGGCCCCTGATTTCATCTTTGAGTTCATCAAGCGGCACTCCATCTTTGGCTTTCACCAGTATAGCCGGCTCTACCTGGAAACCGTCTACCTTCACCTTCGATACCAGGAACTGGTACGGCACCATTACAAGATTATCATT includes:
- the dnaB gene encoding replicative DNA helicase — translated: MADSFEDINKVVSKARSLRRKPAADLSSFVYGRIPPQARDLEEAVLGALMLEKDALSLVIDILKPEAFYVEAHNKIFAAIQRLFLRSQPVDILTVTDELRKSGELESAGGAYYVTELTNRVASAANVEYHARIVSQKYIQRELIRISSEIVRDAFEDTTDVFELLDFAEKGIYEITDQNLRRNYNPISALVTKALNQLQAIKDHKDTVTGVPSGFVLLDRITSGWQRSDLIIVAARPGMGKTAFVLSLARNAAIDFKKPVAFFSLEMSSIQLTNRLISAETEIPAEKIRRANLESYEWEQLVRKVDELSECALFIDDTPAINIFELRAKARRLKMQHDIQMIIIDYLQLMSGTVDSKQGNREQEISNISRALKSIAKELDIPVIALSQLNRSVETRGGDKRPQLSDLRESGAIEQDADMVIFIYRPEYYKLTEDADGNSTVGLAEIMVAKHRNGALANVPVKFIDRFAKFAEMDSFEKPNTESNVRILKSRMDDMEDEDESKPTEEPLPW